One genomic window of Desulfovibrio subterraneus includes the following:
- a CDS encoding alanine/glycine:cation symporter family protein, which produces MEAFSEFINWLNGLVWGPYMLFLLVGTGVLLTIMLRGLQFTQLGHSLYLALIKRKDDDAEEGDISNFEALMTALSATVGTGNIAGVATAIAIGGPGALFWMWVTGLVGMATKYGEAVLAVKYRVTDENGEMSGGPMYYISRGLGWNWMGTLFAILAAVAAFGIGNMVQSHSVADAVYSTFGIDKLVVGIALAAFTGLVVLGGIKSIGKVTSVLIPVMILFYMGGAILILVLNADKVPGAIALVFESAFSPVAASGGFAGATIMMAIRFGVARGVFSNESGLGSAPIAAAAAQTNHPVNQALVSMTQTFIDTLVVCTMTGLVIIMFNWDSGLNGAPLTTEAFEMGFAGGKYVVTIGIILFAYSTILGWCYYGEKSVEYLAGVKAVLPYRVLFVLAVLLGTQAKLDFVWTLADTFNGMMAIPNLIGLIMLSPVIVRETQDYFSRREAMKAEAQRNKK; this is translated from the coding sequence ATGGAAGCGTTCTCGGAGTTCATTAATTGGTTGAACGGGTTGGTATGGGGCCCCTACATGCTGTTTCTGCTTGTGGGTACCGGTGTGCTCCTTACTATCATGCTGCGCGGTTTGCAGTTCACCCAGCTGGGGCATTCCCTGTATCTTGCGCTTATCAAGCGCAAGGATGACGATGCGGAAGAAGGAGACATCTCCAACTTCGAAGCACTGATGACCGCACTTTCTGCAACTGTGGGCACAGGTAACATTGCAGGGGTGGCAACGGCTATTGCCATTGGTGGCCCCGGCGCGCTTTTCTGGATGTGGGTGACCGGTCTTGTAGGTATGGCGACCAAATACGGCGAAGCCGTGCTGGCCGTTAAATACCGTGTGACCGATGAGAACGGTGAAATGTCCGGTGGTCCCATGTATTACATTTCCCGCGGTCTCGGCTGGAACTGGATGGGCACCCTGTTCGCCATTCTGGCGGCTGTGGCCGCCTTCGGCATCGGTAACATGGTACAGTCGCATTCCGTTGCGGATGCCGTGTACAGCACCTTCGGCATTGATAAGCTGGTTGTGGGCATTGCCCTTGCCGCTTTCACCGGTCTGGTTGTTCTCGGCGGCATCAAGAGCATCGGCAAGGTTACCTCGGTGCTTATTCCCGTCATGATTCTCTTCTACATGGGCGGCGCTATTCTTATTCTGGTTCTGAATGCCGACAAGGTACCCGGTGCCATTGCCCTGGTGTTTGAATCTGCTTTCAGCCCCGTTGCCGCTTCCGGCGGTTTTGCCGGTGCCACCATCATGATGGCGATCCGCTTCGGTGTTGCACGCGGTGTGTTCTCCAACGAATCCGGTCTCGGTTCCGCTCCTATCGCTGCTGCCGCCGCGCAGACCAATCACCCCGTGAACCAGGCACTGGTTTCCATGACGCAGACCTTCATCGACACCCTTGTGGTCTGTACCATGACCGGTCTCGTCATCATCATGTTCAACTGGGATTCCGGTCTCAACGGTGCACCGCTGACCACCGAAGCCTTTGAAATGGGTTTTGCGGGCGGCAAGTATGTTGTGACCATCGGCATTATCCTTTTTGCCTACTCCACCATTCTGGGCTGGTGTTACTACGGTGAAAAGTCCGTTGAGTACCTTGCGGGTGTGAAGGCTGTCCTGCCTTACCGCGTGCTGTTCGTTCTTGCCGTGCTGCTCGGCACGCAGGCAAAGCTGGACTTCGTGTGGACGCTTGCGGACACCTTCAACGGCATGATGGCCATTCCCAACCTGATAGGCCTGATCATGCTCAGCCCCGTGATTGTACGCGAAACGCAGGACTACTTTTCACGTAGGGAAGCCATGAAGGCTGAAGCGCAGCGTAACAAGAAGTAA